One window of the Sander lucioperca isolate FBNREF2018 chromosome 5, SLUC_FBN_1.2, whole genome shotgun sequence genome contains the following:
- the arhgap32a gene encoding rho GTPase-activating protein 32 isoform X1 gives MEAGCVVAAVIENAASGPRGEPGSGDVLEGYVIPSADLDKDDALPQTTNNNPPEEKQPQETSTAMVRSDNITEHPAEPLLRSCVSTASMKVKNMKKLTFPRGHFPRLEECAHFHYETVDFGNVQLDFAEGQSEGPKAGLDSKELVFLIQITCQARNWLVKRSYEDFRVLDKHLHLCIYDRRYSHLTELPRHDTLKDTVETVTKMLATYLSRFSAIADNKINCGPVLTWMEIDNKGNHLLVSEEASINVPAIAAAHVTKRYTAQATDELTFEVGDIVSVIDMPPKEDTGWWRGKHGFQVGFFPCDCVELINDKIPPSVQSSVPKPVCKKHGKLVTFLRTFMKSRPPPQKLRQRGILRERVFGCDLGEHLHNSGHEVPQVVKSCADFIEKNGVVDGIYRLSGISSNIQKLRHEFDSEQIPDLTREVFRQDIHSVGSLCKLYFRELPNPLLTYQLYDRFSEAVSAATDEERLVKIHNVIQQLPPPHYRTLEYLMRHLSHLATFSPITNMHTKNLAIVWAPNLLRSRQIESACFSGTAAFMEVRIQSVVVEFILNNTEALFSAKLNAVIRESTGNNTLCRPKSLLVCSPSTKLLSLEEAQARTQAQLSSPATSPCLTHSDYIEVGEGPGALLGKFHTVIELPMESGKRPPVKAKKSPVGNWLSFFHLGKSHSVSKRKLKRHPSEPNEIKSIALPGGRGDSGTLRSTKSEESLTSLHNVEGEPPSYRSRRPRSTSEAASGVCRDDVRNTRSKDDHRTHPLNGSHNGADRVRTAACISPPHQEDDIDLCPPAAGIYSLDFDPMSFQCSPPSATPGLQHKKDGNKWRKSAGFSGESEPISSPNNNIRGYQSPDISPALGKGGKKVTSKPLSPKLRKKSFKTQADVQNATASPPPLPSSSPPVERCEARLADGKEPRAPYPHCSPLSTASQGSALTDLSQSAQNLPDPGTDRLMSSVSVLPPHPPLTSAARKLALALAESAQKASSGSQRRNNVPSHPLQRQEAPHAQDRPPRPSVLDLKVYPQEYCGPHVSSASQWQTSAHSPVKSHRCPHPVHFRPAHPGSEPLQVIDRQESVGNFTPNVSPLGSGSLDEDSAERRDRREEKEFIDASQAELTYQSVGVSTPTQPVCSAQSPSTSPVYVNTDSINVFNFRAVLAETSIPASIEEVIPRPLQPSSTHHYSPEEDRPRGLVEDVYSNHHHHHHHHHQPILTGRMPASHCPRPDALPHHLLGRKSMYRQSSEGRYSTLGLRHPLSPQYRRCHRDEHLMSGCHRQPGQWQRSEDRVVGHPAIRRARSFHAPHISHYELAEAEVLPPDTMFYVEQTSSEEVPYERLIQTGIHPVRQQFENTRADYHYSPYSEINPVDVSGYYVEPCRQSSVRHSQSYTMRSTRESGQSDYYNYSPHHVPPVNRELYIESRDTVVYEARDADLFERVVYQPIKQESHSRRKNTYPAVSPYESPVSPTDTRNRDIMHTRSTSDPGNACLFSANRTESPNVVVASSPTSQQAEPEVTRQQHDHRSSAEPRPARRIQIKESSSRQPPLRKVPSLPERGCSNLKNMEHNNRSHTQGHDQDRFMMTNAVNSYSGVVKPSILRRPGRSQSTRENRHYYRYQAKSPLDPEHLGSFSTQLNRRTQSTKVRPTQYDHNEGYYAAPRPKPTRSGKAAAGYMAGQGCMSPRGHRLLAKALGQEAFYHAALRSEAGVYD, from the exons ATGGAGGCTGGATGTGTGGTTGCCGCGGTGATTGAGAATGCTGCCTCAGGACCCCGGGGTGAACCAGGAAGTGGTGACGTCCTTGAGGG ATATGTCATCCCATCTGCTGACCTGGACAAAGACGATGCCTTGCCTCAAACCACCAACAATAATCCTCCAGAAGAGAAACAGCCACAGGAGACATCCACTGCCATg GTGAGGAGTGATAACATCACAGAGCACCCAGCTGAGCCCCTCCTGCGCTCCTGCGTCAGCACGGCTAGCATGAAGGTCAAGAACATGAAGAA GCTGACGTTTCCCAGAGGTCACTTCCCCAGGTTGGAAGAGTGTGCCCATTTCCACTATGAGACCGTGGACTTTGGCAACGTTCAG TTGGACTTCGCAGAGGGGCAGAGTGAAGGACCGAAGGCTGGTCTGGACTCCAAAGAGCTGGTCTTTCTGATCCAGATCACTTGCCAG GCTCGAAACTGGCTTGTAAAGAGATCCTATGAAGACTTCCGAGTGCTGGACAAACATCTGCACTTGTGTATCTATGATCGCCGTTACTCCCACCTCACCGAGCTGCCACGACACGACACATTAAAGGACACTGTTGAG ACAGTAACCAAGATGCTGGCCACCTATCTGTCCCGCTTCTCAGCCATTGCTGACAACAAGATCAACTGTGGTCCAGTGCTCACATGGATGGAG attGACAACAAGGGGAACCATTTGCTGGTGTCTGAGGAAGCCTCAATCAATGTCCCCGCTATCGCTGCTGCCCACGTCACCAAACGTTACACAGCCCAGGCCACAGACGAGTTGACTTTTGAG GTGGGGGACATTGTGTCAGTCATAGACATGCCGCCCAAAGAAGACACAGGCTGGTGGAGAGGGAAACATGGCTTTCAG GTTGGTTTCTTCCCCTGCGACTGCGTTGAGCTGATAAATGACAAGATTCCTCCCAGTGTTCAAAGCTCGGTGCCGAAGCCAG TGTGTAAGAAGCATGGGAAGCTGGTAACCTTCCTAAGGACATTTATGAAGTCTCGACCGCCGCCTCAGAAGCTGCGGCAGCGCGGCATCCTCAGAGAGAGAGTGTTTGGCTGTGACCTGGGGGAACATCTCCACAACTCAGGACATGAGG TCCCGCAGGTTGTTAAGAGCTGTGCTGACTTCATAGAGAAAAATGGAGTCGTGGACGGAATCTACAGACTGTCTGGGATCTCCTCCAATATCCAGAAACTGAG GCACGAGTTTGACTCAGAACAGATCCCCGACCTGACCAGGGAAGTTTTCAGACAGGATATCCACTCAGTGGGCTCACTCTGCAAGCTGTACTTCAGAGAGCTGCCCAACCCTCTGCTCACCTACCAGCTCTACGACAGATTCTCA GAGGCCGTGTCTGCAGCCACAGATGAGGAGAGGCTTGTCAAAATCCACAACGTCATCCAGCAGCTGCCTCCTCCACACTACAG GACTCTGGAGTACCTCATGAGGCACCTGTCCCACCTGGCCACCTTCAGCCCCATCACTAACATGCACACTAAAAACCTGGCTATCGTCTGGGCGCCTAACCTCCTCAG GTCTAGACAGATTGAGTCGGCCTGTTTTAGCGGCACAGCAGCGTTCATGGAGGTGCGTATCCAGTCGGTGGTGGTGGAGTTCATCCTCAACAACACCGAGGCTCTTTTCAGCGCTAAACTCAATGCCGTCATACGTGAAAGCACAG GTAACAACACCTTATGCAGACCCAAATCCCTGCTGGTCTGCTCCCCGTCCACAAAGTTGCTGTCTCTGGAGGAGGCCCAGGCTCGCACTCAGGCACAGCTGAGCTCCCCGGCCACCTCCCCCTGCCTCACCCACAGCGACTACATCGAGGTCGGGGAGGGACCCGGAGCTCTGCTCGGCAAGTTCCACACAGTCATCGAGCTCCCGATGGAGAG CGGAAAGAGGCCTCCTGTTAAGGCTAAGAAGTCTCCTGTGGGGAATTGGCTCTCCTTTTTCCACCTGGGCAAGTCCCACTCTGTGTCCAAACGTAAGCTGAAGCGACACCCCAGCGAGCCTAACGAGATAAAGAGCATTGCACTGCCAG GTGGAAGAGGAGATAGCGGCACATTGCGCTCCACCAAAAGCGAGGAATCTCTCACCTCTTTGCACAATGTGGAAG GAGAACCCCCGAGTTACCGCTCCCGCAGACCTCGTTCGACTAGTGAGGCCGCTTCTGGCGTCTGTAGAGACGACGTACGCAACACCAGAAGTAAAGACGACCACAGAACCCACCCACTAAATGGGAGTCATAATGGTGCTGATCGTGTCCGCACCGCAGCATGTATTTCGCCCCCACACCAGGAGGACGATATCGATCTTTGTCCGCCCGCTGCAGGCATCTATAGTTTGGACTTTGACCCCATGTCTTTTCAGTGCAGCCCACCCTCAGCGACGCCTGGGCTGCAACACAAGAAAGATGGAAATAAATGGAGGAAGAGCGCAGGGTTTTCCGGTGAATCAGAGCCCATCTCCTCTCCTAACAACAACATTCGCGGCTATCAATCTCCAGATATCAGCCCTGCTCTCGGTAAAGGTGGAAAAAAGGTCACCTCCAAGCCGCTCTCTCCTAAACTCAGGAAGAAATCATTTAAGACGCAGGCAGATGTTCAGAATGCAACCGcctctcctccacctcttcctTCTTCCTCTCCCCCAGTGGAGAGGTGTGAAGCTCGACTGGCAGATGGAAAGGAGCCGAGAGCGCCCTACCCACACTGCAGCCCACTCAGCACAGCGAGCCAGGGATCAGCCCTGACCGACCTCAGTCAGTCTGCACAGAACCTGCCCGATCCAG GAACAGATAGACTTATGAGTTCAGTGTCTGTTCTCCCTCCTCACCCTCCCTTGACGAGTGCTGCGCGCAAGCTGGCGTTGGCGCTGGCTGAATCTGCCCAGAAGGCCAGCAGTGGCTCCCAGAGAAGAAACAACGTCCCTTCGCACCCCCTCCAGAGACAGGAAGCTCCTCACGCCCAGGACAGACCACCCCGGCCCTCTGTTCTCGATCTGAAAGTGTACCCCCAGGAGTACTGCGGCCCTCATGTCTCCTCTGCTTCCCAGTGGCAGACATCAGCTCACAGCCCTGTGAAGAGCCACCGCTGCCCTCATCCCGTTCATTTCCGACCCGCGCACCCCGGCTCGGAGCCGTTGCAGGTCATTGACAGACAGGAAAGCGTGGGAAATTTCACACCTAATGTCAGCCCGCTCGGGTCAGGGAGCTTGGATGAAGACAGCGCAGAGAGGAGGGACCGCAGGGAGGAAAAAGAGTTTATAGACGCCTCACAAGCGGAACTAACCTATCAGAGCGTTGGGGTTTCAACACCCACCCAGCCTGTCTGCTCCGCTCAGAGCCCGTCAACTTCTCCTGTATATGTGAACACCGACTCTATCAATGTATTTAATTTCCGCGCTGTTCTGGCGGAGACCTCCATACCTGCCTCAATCGAGGAGGTCATTCCACGTCCATTACAGCCCTCCTCAACCCATCACTACAGCCCAGAGGAGGACAGACCTCGGGGCCTGGTTGAGGATGTCTACagcaatcatcatcatcatcatcatcaccatcatcagcCGATTCTAACGGGGCGAATGCCTGCATCTCACTGCCCTCGGCCCGATGCTCTGCCACATCACCTTTTGGGACGAAAAAGCATGTACAGGCAGTCCTCTGAAGGCCGCTACAGCACTTTAGGGTTAAGGCACCCTTTGTCGCCTCAATACAGACGTTGCCACAGAGATGAGCACCTTATGAGTGGCTGCCACAGGCAACCAGGCCAGTGGCAGAGGTCAGAAGATAGAGTGGTCGGGCACCCGGCCATCCGGAGGGCTCGCTCCTTCCACGCCCCTCACATTAGTCACTACGAGCTGGCGGAGGCAGAAGTCCTGCCCCCTGACACCATGTTTTATGTTGAGCAGACGTCGAGCGAGGAAGTGCCCTATGAGAGGCTGATTCAGACCGGCATCCACCCTGTCCGGCAGCAGTTTGAGAACACACGTGCTGACTATCATTACAGCCCCTATTCTGAAATTAACCCAGTAGATGTCTCCGGCTATTATGTAGAGCCCTGCCGGCAGAGCAGTGTCCGACACAGTCAGTCTTACACGATGCGTTCCACAAGGGAAAGTGGACAATCGGATTACTACAACTACTCTCCTCACCATGTCCCTCCTGTGAACAGGGAGCTTTACATAGAAAGCAGGGACACTGTCGTTTACGAGGCTCGAGATGCAGACCTTTTCGAAAGAGTCGTATATCAACCAATCAAGCAGGAGAGTCACTCCAGACGTAAAAACACATATCCGGCGGTGTCTCCTTACGAGAGCCCCGTCTCGCCGACTGACACCAGAAACAGAGACATAATGCACACAAGAAGCACGTCAGACCCCGGAAACGCCTGCCTCTTCTCGGCCAACAGGACAGAAAGCCCAAATGTTGTGGTGGCTTCATCCCCAACTTCTCAACAGGCAGAACCTGAGGTCACCAGgcagcagcatgatcaccggtcAAGTGCGGAGCCGAGACCAGCCAGGCGGATTCAGATCAAAGAGAGCTCCTCGCGGCAGCCACCGCTTCGCAAAGTCCCCTCGCTTCCAGAAAGGGGCTGTTCTAACCTCAAGAACATGGAGCACAATAACAGAAGCCACACACAGGGTCATGACCAGGATCGATTCATGATGACCAACGCTGTCAACAGCTACTCTGGTGTTGTGAAACCCAGCATCCTCAGGAGGCCGGGGAGGTCGCAGAGCACTAGAGAAAACCGTCACTACTATCGTTACCAAGCCAAATCCCCTCTGGATCCTGAACATCTGGGATCCTTTTCCACTCAGCTCAACAGAAGGACTCAGAGCACTAAAGTCAGGCCCACACAATATGACCACAATGAGGGGTATTACGCAGCGCCCAGACCTAAACCTACAAGATCCGGTAAAGCCGCGGCCGGATATATGGCTGGCCAGGGCTGCATGTCTCCCCGCGGGCACAGACTGCTGGCCAAGGCGCTTGGTCAGGAAGCTTTTTATCATGCTGCACTGAGATCAGAAGCCGGGGTCTACGACTGA
- the arhgap32a gene encoding rho GTPase-activating protein 32 isoform X2, producing MLATYLSRFSAIADNKINCGPVLTWMEIDNKGNHLLVSEEASINVPAIAAAHVTKRYTAQATDELTFEVGDIVSVIDMPPKEDTGWWRGKHGFQVGFFPCDCVELINDKIPPSVQSSVPKPVCKKHGKLVTFLRTFMKSRPPPQKLRQRGILRERVFGCDLGEHLHNSGHEVPQVVKSCADFIEKNGVVDGIYRLSGISSNIQKLRHEFDSEQIPDLTREVFRQDIHSVGSLCKLYFRELPNPLLTYQLYDRFSEAVSAATDEERLVKIHNVIQQLPPPHYRTLEYLMRHLSHLATFSPITNMHTKNLAIVWAPNLLRSRQIESACFSGTAAFMEVRIQSVVVEFILNNTEALFSAKLNAVIRESTGNNTLCRPKSLLVCSPSTKLLSLEEAQARTQAQLSSPATSPCLTHSDYIEVGEGPGALLGKFHTVIELPMESGKRPPVKAKKSPVGNWLSFFHLGKSHSVSKRKLKRHPSEPNEIKSIALPGGRGDSGTLRSTKSEESLTSLHNVEGEPPSYRSRRPRSTSEAASGVCRDDVRNTRSKDDHRTHPLNGSHNGADRVRTAACISPPHQEDDIDLCPPAAGIYSLDFDPMSFQCSPPSATPGLQHKKDGNKWRKSAGFSGESEPISSPNNNIRGYQSPDISPALGKGGKKVTSKPLSPKLRKKSFKTQADVQNATASPPPLPSSSPPVERCEARLADGKEPRAPYPHCSPLSTASQGSALTDLSQSAQNLPDPGTDRLMSSVSVLPPHPPLTSAARKLALALAESAQKASSGSQRRNNVPSHPLQRQEAPHAQDRPPRPSVLDLKVYPQEYCGPHVSSASQWQTSAHSPVKSHRCPHPVHFRPAHPGSEPLQVIDRQESVGNFTPNVSPLGSGSLDEDSAERRDRREEKEFIDASQAELTYQSVGVSTPTQPVCSAQSPSTSPVYVNTDSINVFNFRAVLAETSIPASIEEVIPRPLQPSSTHHYSPEEDRPRGLVEDVYSNHHHHHHHHHQPILTGRMPASHCPRPDALPHHLLGRKSMYRQSSEGRYSTLGLRHPLSPQYRRCHRDEHLMSGCHRQPGQWQRSEDRVVGHPAIRRARSFHAPHISHYELAEAEVLPPDTMFYVEQTSSEEVPYERLIQTGIHPVRQQFENTRADYHYSPYSEINPVDVSGYYVEPCRQSSVRHSQSYTMRSTRESGQSDYYNYSPHHVPPVNRELYIESRDTVVYEARDADLFERVVYQPIKQESHSRRKNTYPAVSPYESPVSPTDTRNRDIMHTRSTSDPGNACLFSANRTESPNVVVASSPTSQQAEPEVTRQQHDHRSSAEPRPARRIQIKESSSRQPPLRKVPSLPERGCSNLKNMEHNNRSHTQGHDQDRFMMTNAVNSYSGVVKPSILRRPGRSQSTRENRHYYRYQAKSPLDPEHLGSFSTQLNRRTQSTKVRPTQYDHNEGYYAAPRPKPTRSGKAAAGYMAGQGCMSPRGHRLLAKALGQEAFYHAALRSEAGVYD from the exons ATGCTGGCCACCTATCTGTCCCGCTTCTCAGCCATTGCTGACAACAAGATCAACTGTGGTCCAGTGCTCACATGGATGGAG attGACAACAAGGGGAACCATTTGCTGGTGTCTGAGGAAGCCTCAATCAATGTCCCCGCTATCGCTGCTGCCCACGTCACCAAACGTTACACAGCCCAGGCCACAGACGAGTTGACTTTTGAG GTGGGGGACATTGTGTCAGTCATAGACATGCCGCCCAAAGAAGACACAGGCTGGTGGAGAGGGAAACATGGCTTTCAG GTTGGTTTCTTCCCCTGCGACTGCGTTGAGCTGATAAATGACAAGATTCCTCCCAGTGTTCAAAGCTCGGTGCCGAAGCCAG TGTGTAAGAAGCATGGGAAGCTGGTAACCTTCCTAAGGACATTTATGAAGTCTCGACCGCCGCCTCAGAAGCTGCGGCAGCGCGGCATCCTCAGAGAGAGAGTGTTTGGCTGTGACCTGGGGGAACATCTCCACAACTCAGGACATGAGG TCCCGCAGGTTGTTAAGAGCTGTGCTGACTTCATAGAGAAAAATGGAGTCGTGGACGGAATCTACAGACTGTCTGGGATCTCCTCCAATATCCAGAAACTGAG GCACGAGTTTGACTCAGAACAGATCCCCGACCTGACCAGGGAAGTTTTCAGACAGGATATCCACTCAGTGGGCTCACTCTGCAAGCTGTACTTCAGAGAGCTGCCCAACCCTCTGCTCACCTACCAGCTCTACGACAGATTCTCA GAGGCCGTGTCTGCAGCCACAGATGAGGAGAGGCTTGTCAAAATCCACAACGTCATCCAGCAGCTGCCTCCTCCACACTACAG GACTCTGGAGTACCTCATGAGGCACCTGTCCCACCTGGCCACCTTCAGCCCCATCACTAACATGCACACTAAAAACCTGGCTATCGTCTGGGCGCCTAACCTCCTCAG GTCTAGACAGATTGAGTCGGCCTGTTTTAGCGGCACAGCAGCGTTCATGGAGGTGCGTATCCAGTCGGTGGTGGTGGAGTTCATCCTCAACAACACCGAGGCTCTTTTCAGCGCTAAACTCAATGCCGTCATACGTGAAAGCACAG GTAACAACACCTTATGCAGACCCAAATCCCTGCTGGTCTGCTCCCCGTCCACAAAGTTGCTGTCTCTGGAGGAGGCCCAGGCTCGCACTCAGGCACAGCTGAGCTCCCCGGCCACCTCCCCCTGCCTCACCCACAGCGACTACATCGAGGTCGGGGAGGGACCCGGAGCTCTGCTCGGCAAGTTCCACACAGTCATCGAGCTCCCGATGGAGAG CGGAAAGAGGCCTCCTGTTAAGGCTAAGAAGTCTCCTGTGGGGAATTGGCTCTCCTTTTTCCACCTGGGCAAGTCCCACTCTGTGTCCAAACGTAAGCTGAAGCGACACCCCAGCGAGCCTAACGAGATAAAGAGCATTGCACTGCCAG GTGGAAGAGGAGATAGCGGCACATTGCGCTCCACCAAAAGCGAGGAATCTCTCACCTCTTTGCACAATGTGGAAG GAGAACCCCCGAGTTACCGCTCCCGCAGACCTCGTTCGACTAGTGAGGCCGCTTCTGGCGTCTGTAGAGACGACGTACGCAACACCAGAAGTAAAGACGACCACAGAACCCACCCACTAAATGGGAGTCATAATGGTGCTGATCGTGTCCGCACCGCAGCATGTATTTCGCCCCCACACCAGGAGGACGATATCGATCTTTGTCCGCCCGCTGCAGGCATCTATAGTTTGGACTTTGACCCCATGTCTTTTCAGTGCAGCCCACCCTCAGCGACGCCTGGGCTGCAACACAAGAAAGATGGAAATAAATGGAGGAAGAGCGCAGGGTTTTCCGGTGAATCAGAGCCCATCTCCTCTCCTAACAACAACATTCGCGGCTATCAATCTCCAGATATCAGCCCTGCTCTCGGTAAAGGTGGAAAAAAGGTCACCTCCAAGCCGCTCTCTCCTAAACTCAGGAAGAAATCATTTAAGACGCAGGCAGATGTTCAGAATGCAACCGcctctcctccacctcttcctTCTTCCTCTCCCCCAGTGGAGAGGTGTGAAGCTCGACTGGCAGATGGAAAGGAGCCGAGAGCGCCCTACCCACACTGCAGCCCACTCAGCACAGCGAGCCAGGGATCAGCCCTGACCGACCTCAGTCAGTCTGCACAGAACCTGCCCGATCCAG GAACAGATAGACTTATGAGTTCAGTGTCTGTTCTCCCTCCTCACCCTCCCTTGACGAGTGCTGCGCGCAAGCTGGCGTTGGCGCTGGCTGAATCTGCCCAGAAGGCCAGCAGTGGCTCCCAGAGAAGAAACAACGTCCCTTCGCACCCCCTCCAGAGACAGGAAGCTCCTCACGCCCAGGACAGACCACCCCGGCCCTCTGTTCTCGATCTGAAAGTGTACCCCCAGGAGTACTGCGGCCCTCATGTCTCCTCTGCTTCCCAGTGGCAGACATCAGCTCACAGCCCTGTGAAGAGCCACCGCTGCCCTCATCCCGTTCATTTCCGACCCGCGCACCCCGGCTCGGAGCCGTTGCAGGTCATTGACAGACAGGAAAGCGTGGGAAATTTCACACCTAATGTCAGCCCGCTCGGGTCAGGGAGCTTGGATGAAGACAGCGCAGAGAGGAGGGACCGCAGGGAGGAAAAAGAGTTTATAGACGCCTCACAAGCGGAACTAACCTATCAGAGCGTTGGGGTTTCAACACCCACCCAGCCTGTCTGCTCCGCTCAGAGCCCGTCAACTTCTCCTGTATATGTGAACACCGACTCTATCAATGTATTTAATTTCCGCGCTGTTCTGGCGGAGACCTCCATACCTGCCTCAATCGAGGAGGTCATTCCACGTCCATTACAGCCCTCCTCAACCCATCACTACAGCCCAGAGGAGGACAGACCTCGGGGCCTGGTTGAGGATGTCTACagcaatcatcatcatcatcatcatcaccatcatcagcCGATTCTAACGGGGCGAATGCCTGCATCTCACTGCCCTCGGCCCGATGCTCTGCCACATCACCTTTTGGGACGAAAAAGCATGTACAGGCAGTCCTCTGAAGGCCGCTACAGCACTTTAGGGTTAAGGCACCCTTTGTCGCCTCAATACAGACGTTGCCACAGAGATGAGCACCTTATGAGTGGCTGCCACAGGCAACCAGGCCAGTGGCAGAGGTCAGAAGATAGAGTGGTCGGGCACCCGGCCATCCGGAGGGCTCGCTCCTTCCACGCCCCTCACATTAGTCACTACGAGCTGGCGGAGGCAGAAGTCCTGCCCCCTGACACCATGTTTTATGTTGAGCAGACGTCGAGCGAGGAAGTGCCCTATGAGAGGCTGATTCAGACCGGCATCCACCCTGTCCGGCAGCAGTTTGAGAACACACGTGCTGACTATCATTACAGCCCCTATTCTGAAATTAACCCAGTAGATGTCTCCGGCTATTATGTAGAGCCCTGCCGGCAGAGCAGTGTCCGACACAGTCAGTCTTACACGATGCGTTCCACAAGGGAAAGTGGACAATCGGATTACTACAACTACTCTCCTCACCATGTCCCTCCTGTGAACAGGGAGCTTTACATAGAAAGCAGGGACACTGTCGTTTACGAGGCTCGAGATGCAGACCTTTTCGAAAGAGTCGTATATCAACCAATCAAGCAGGAGAGTCACTCCAGACGTAAAAACACATATCCGGCGGTGTCTCCTTACGAGAGCCCCGTCTCGCCGACTGACACCAGAAACAGAGACATAATGCACACAAGAAGCACGTCAGACCCCGGAAACGCCTGCCTCTTCTCGGCCAACAGGACAGAAAGCCCAAATGTTGTGGTGGCTTCATCCCCAACTTCTCAACAGGCAGAACCTGAGGTCACCAGgcagcagcatgatcaccggtcAAGTGCGGAGCCGAGACCAGCCAGGCGGATTCAGATCAAAGAGAGCTCCTCGCGGCAGCCACCGCTTCGCAAAGTCCCCTCGCTTCCAGAAAGGGGCTGTTCTAACCTCAAGAACATGGAGCACAATAACAGAAGCCACACACAGGGTCATGACCAGGATCGATTCATGATGACCAACGCTGTCAACAGCTACTCTGGTGTTGTGAAACCCAGCATCCTCAGGAGGCCGGGGAGGTCGCAGAGCACTAGAGAAAACCGTCACTACTATCGTTACCAAGCCAAATCCCCTCTGGATCCTGAACATCTGGGATCCTTTTCCACTCAGCTCAACAGAAGGACTCAGAGCACTAAAGTCAGGCCCACACAATATGACCACAATGAGGGGTATTACGCAGCGCCCAGACCTAAACCTACAAGATCCGGTAAAGCCGCGGCCGGATATATGGCTGGCCAGGGCTGCATGTCTCCCCGCGGGCACAGACTGCTGGCCAAGGCGCTTGGTCAGGAAGCTTTTTATCATGCTGCACTGAGATCAGAAGCCGGGGTCTACGACTGA